One window of the Triticum dicoccoides isolate Atlit2015 ecotype Zavitan chromosome 3B, WEW_v2.0, whole genome shotgun sequence genome contains the following:
- the LOC119278311 gene encoding uncharacterized protein LOC119278311, with the protein MWRQMAANEGANGDEDVYDPMKDPARKPRRSNDPGWKYGYWHNPPSRESVVCNLCGKVTIGGIKRHKEHLAGCGGDAIGCPKATTEIRREMAAYLEQNRRNKGVDDDDNNNEVVEVNQDGTDVPITKPSSGTAAKRNKRAFVAKMQGRGKSTVASNNNSKPIVAMLRRTPEELVDERRSGCSQSTMESSTKTKEEREYVNIQWALFFYECGIPFNAASSRQFEIAIEASCQYGSGYKPPSAYELREPLLNACVKETNTLRKQHEAAWKQYGCTLLSDGWSDKRGRHLINFLVNSPEGTFFLESIDASSESHSAQMIADLLEKRIIEIGKENVVQVVTDNGANYKAAGHLLELRFPTLYWSPCACHCLDLMLEDIGKLKAFKKPIARARRVTTFIYRHGRILSLMRKMTKGLDLVRPAATRFATAFLTLKSLLNHKVALRSMFTCAAWVGSKVAKTQAGLNVQDIVLSAEWWHSIEDCLKASTPLLRVLRVADGDEKPAMPEITALMLYAKERINQSFPQQNKQPLLKKILGIVENRWETQMNHPLYGAALYLNPGKFFPIVKRNDDALVGELRSCFNDVLAKMVLDANIRSKIDQQAVLYENHRGVFSNGLATENIEKKGPLEWWCSYGGRAIEIQRFAKRIVSLCASSSGCERNWSTFEFIHTKKRNRLQWKRLNDCVFVSYNRKMMHRFQKRREKAGDTSFDPLVYEDFDWGNEWVDPTIPLPQGARGCPDDISWDDVDVAVGASANLQGRNLPRTGTTLQRGPSAVHVQFKRQRKRPTATRPTLLEEDWEEEDLEQEQHSSNPSRNEEEEDSDYVQDDDDVSNDDEDPTNDDQDGEDNTNATMDEFDDGY; encoded by the exons ATGTGGAG GCAAATGGCTGCAAATGAAGGGGCTAATGGGGATGAGGATGTCTACGATCCAATGAAAGATCCAGCAAGGAAGCCACGCCGGTCAAATGATCCGGGATGGAAGTATGGATATTGGCACAACCCTCCCAGTCGGGAATCTGTTGTATGCAATCTTTGCGGCAAGGTAACTATTGGAGGAATCAAGAGGCACAAGGAGCATCTTGCTGGCTGTGGTGGAGATGCGATTGGCTGTCCTAAGGCTACCACTGAAATCAGGAGAGAGATGGCAGCATATTTGGAGCAAAACAGGAGGAACAAGGGAGTAGATGATGATGACAACAATAATGAGGTTGTGGAGGTGAATCAAGATGGAACAGATGTCCCCATTACCAAGCCAAGCTCAGGGACGGCAGCCAAGAGGAACAAGAGAGCATTTGTTGCCAAGATGCAAGGAAGAGGCAAGTCTACTGTTGCTTCCAACAACAATTCAAAGCCAATTGTTGCCATGCTGCGAAGAACACCTGAGGAGCTTGTAGATGAAAGACGTTCTGGGTGTTCTCAAAGCACCATGGAGTCCAGCACAAAGACTAAAGAAGAGAGGGAATATGTGAATATCCAGTGGGCCTTGTTCTTCTATGAGTGTGGCATTCCATTTAATGCTGCAAGTAGTAGACAGTTTGAGATTGCAATTGAAGCCTCTTGTCAATATGGTTCAGGGTACAAGCCTCCTAGTGCCTATGAGCTGAGAGAGCCATTGCTTAATGCTTGTGTCAAGGAAACTAATACTTTGAGGAAGCAACATGAGGCAGCATGGAAACAATATGGATGCACACTCTTGTCGGATGGATGGTCAGATAAGAGGGGACGCCATTTGATCAACTTCCTTGTTAACAGCCCGGAGGGCACTTTTTTCTTGGAGTCTATTGATGCCTCAAGTGAATCACACAGTGCTCAAATGATTGCTGATCTGCTGGAGAAGAGAATTATAGAAATTGGGAAAGAAAATGTTGTGCAAGTTGTCACCGACAATGGTGCCAACTACAAGGCAGCAGGCCACCTTCTAGAGTTGAGATTCCCTACACTATATTGGAGCCCTTGTGCATGTCATTGCTTGGATCTAATGCTGGAAGACATAGGAAAGTTGAAGGCATTCAAGAAGCCTATTGCACGGGCTAGACGTGTCACAACTTTCATCTATAGGCATGGAAGAATTCTTAGTCTAATGAGGAAGATGACAAAAGGGCTAGATCTTGTGAGACCCGCAGCCACTCGTTTTGCCACAGCCTTCCTCACACTAAAGAGTTTGCTCAATCACAAGGTAGCATTGAGGAGTATGTTTACATGTGCCGCATGGGTTGGAAGCAAAGTGGCAAAAACACAAGCTGGATTGAATGTGCAAGACATTGTGCTCTCAGCTGAGTGGTGGCATTCAATTGAGGATTGCCTTAAAGCTTCAACACCGCTTCTTCGAGTGCTTAGGGTAGCGGATGGTGATGAGAAGCCTGCCATGCCAGAGATTACAGCACTAATGCTTTATGCAAAGGAGAGGATCAATCAAAGCTTCCCCCAACAAAATAAGCAACCTTTGCTCAAGAAGATATTGGGCATTGTTGAGAACCGTTGGGAGACTCAAATGAATCATCCATTGTATGGGGCTGCTCTTTATTTGAACCCAGGAAAGTTTTTCCCTATTGTAAAGAGGAATGACGATGCCTTAGTTGGGGAGCTAAGGAGCTGCTTTAATGATGTGCTTGCAAAAATGGTGCTTGATGCCAATATACGAAGCAAGATTGATCAACAAGCTGTGCTCTATGAGAACCATCGAGGAGTCTTTTCTAATGGGTTGGCAACTGAAAATATTGAGAAAAAGGGCCCTC TTGAATGGTGGTGTTCATATGGTGGTCGGGCCATTGAGATACAAAGATTTGCGAAACGCATTGTCAGCCTTTGTGCATCATCTTCCGGGTGTGAGAGGAATTGGAGCACCTTTGAATTT ATCCATACGAAGAAAAGGAACAGGCTGCAATGGAAAAGGTTGAATGATTGTGTTTTTGTTTCATATAACCGCAAGATGATGCATAGGTTTCAAAAGAGGCGTGAGAAGGCAGGAGACACAAGCTTTGACCCTTTGGTGTATGAGGATTTTGATTGGGGCAATGAGTGGGTTGACCCAACAATACCACTACCTCAAGGTGCTCGTGGGTGTCCTGATGACATCTCATGGGATGATGTTGATGTGGCTGTTGGTGCATCCGCGAACCTTCAAGGTCGCAATCTTCCGAGGACAGGTACTACACTTCAAAGGGGGCCTTCAGCTGTCCATGTGCAGTTTAAAAGACAGCGCAAGAGACCTACAGCAACACGTCCAACACTACTTGAAGAAGATTGGGAAGAGGAGGACTTGGAGCAAGAGCAACACTCAAGTAACCCCAGCcgcaatgaagaggaggaggattcAGACTATGTGCAGGATGATGATGATGTGAGCAATGATGATGAAGATCCAACCAATGATGACCAAGATGGTGAAGACAACACCAATGCCAccatggatgagtttgatgacggttattga